The proteins below are encoded in one region of Cololabis saira isolate AMF1-May2022 chromosome 21, fColSai1.1, whole genome shotgun sequence:
- the LOC133421542 gene encoding E3 ubiquitin-protein ligase rnf213-alpha, producing the protein MDHKDGERRRKGAKGISGSVIKIPDEFCQKDLDMNSDFRVLLPWRQGPGLCSTALVSYLITLHNDLVYSVDRLTGEETSYKVSPADLTDLHVIRYEIERDVMPLVLSNVQYSIKKGQETLYEYDLPRIQQQIISRFLLGKPLITLNGIPTLVNRHDRNYEIILRDVKEKVRQEPLQTLTLVSVAGELQSYSEVCEALSTLEVALGFLAMTGGEPEMQLSSYLEEVLQMGNQMAQHIVKVGLSDTPVVFSSPELQSRRTGYIS; encoded by the exons ATGGACCACAAAGATGGTGAGAGGAGAAGGAAAGGAGCTAAAGGAATTTCTGGCAG TGTGATTAAAATCCCAGATGAGTTCTGCCAGAAGGACCTGGACATGAACAGTGACTTCAGGgtgctgttaccatggcgacaagGTCCAGGCCTGTGCTCCACGGCCCTCGTCAGCTACCTAATAACTCTGCACAACGACCTTGTTTACTCTGTAGACAGGCTCACCGGAGAGGAGACCAG CTACAAAGTGAGCCCTGCAGATCTGACTGACCTGCATGTGATTCGTTATGAGATTGAGCGAGATGTGATGCCCCTGGTTCTGTCAAACGTCCAGTACAGCATCAAGAAGGGCCAGGAGACCCTTTATGAGTATGATTTACCCAGGATCCAGCAGCAGATCATCTCCCGCTTCCTCCTGGGAAAACCTCTCATTACTCTGAAC GGCATTCCGACACTAGTGAACAGACATGACCGCAACTATGAGATTATCCTCAGGGatgtaaaagaaaaagtgaGACAA GAGCCTCTGCAGACTCTCACCCTGGTTTCTGTGGCTGGAGAGCTGCAGTCCTACAGCGAGGTGTGTGAAGCCCTGTCCACGCTGGAAGTGGCCCTGGGCTTCCTTGCCATGACTGGGGGAGAGCCTGAGATGCAGCTGTCCAGCTACCTGGAGGAGGTGCTGCAGATGGGAAACCAGATGGCTCAGCATATCGTCAAGGTCGGCCTATCTGACACACCGGTTGTGTTTTCCTCCCCAGAACTGCAGTCTAGACGGACTGGTTACATTTCATAG